The Magnetococcus marinus MC-1 genome contains the following window.
TGGGCGGCCCCCCCCTTCTTTTTGAGGGGGGCTTAACTTAAGGGTCAACCGAATCGGGGAGAGCACCGCTGAGCTGTGGCTTTAGGCGCTAAAGCAGATCTTTGTGGGTGCTGTCGCAATAGGGGAAACTTCTGCTTTTACCGCATCGGCATACGGAGACTTGGTGCTCTTGGCTTAACTCAATGACGACCGGCATCATGCCGCTGCCTTTATGACTGCCATCACAATGGGGTTGCAGCTTGCTACGGCCACAACGACAAATGACATGCTGGCCCTCGGGTAGAATCGCCTCAATGGGGCTTGTGGGGTACATGGCCACTCCTTTTGGTTGAAGCCGGGTGGTACGGGGAAGATCCCCCAGCGCGCCAGCCAAAAAGGCGAGAGGCCAACCGCTCTGATCACAGAGCCTTCCCCTCTTTTTGGTGACGGGCTACTCTTTTGCTAGGCGTAGATCAACGCTCAACTTATGGGCGGTTAAGCCCTCGGAACCCGCCAGCGCCGAGGCGGCCGGACCGATGCTGGCGAACGACCTTGCCGTACAGCCAATGAGGCTGCTGCGCTTGATAAAATTATGCACCCCCAAGGGGCTCGAAAAACGGGCCGTACCATTGGTGGGCAGCACATGGTTGGGACCTGCTACATAATCCCCAATAGGCTCTGGGGTGTGCCGCCCCATAAAAATTGCCCCCGCATGATCAATTTTGTGCATCAAAGTACGGGGATCTGCCACCGCCAGCTCCAGGTGCTCTGGTGCCACGCGAGAGGCGATTTTGGCACCCTCATCAAGATCTTTGACCACAATAATTCCACCGCGTTCCATGATGGATTGACGGGCGATTTGGCTGCGAGAAAGATGGCTAAGCTGCTCTGCAATGGCCAGCCGCACCTGCTCAGCAAAAGTGGCGTCATCCGTGACCAAAATCGACTGGGCATCGCGATCATGTTCGGCTTGCGAGAGCAGGTCTGCCGCGATCCATTTGGGGTCGTTTTGGTTATCCGCAATGACCAAAATTTCAGAAGGACCGGCGATCATATCAATGCCCACCTGTCCATATACCTGTCGCTTGGCGGTGGCAACGTAGATGTTCCCAGGCCCTACAATCATATCCACGGCGGGTACCTGCTGGGTGCCATAGGCCATGGCAGCTACGGCTTGGGCACCACCAATGCGAAAGATTTTATCCACACCCGCCAAGCGGGCCGCAGCCAAGATCGCCGGGTTTACTTGGTTGTCCGGGGTGGGGACCACCATAATTAACGTTTCGACGCCCGCCACCTTGGCAGGTATGGCATTCATTAAAACCGAGGAGGGGTAGCTGGCCAAACCACCTGGCACATAGAGCCCCGCCTTTTTAACCGCCTGTACCCGCTGCCCCAGCAGGGTGCCCGAGGCATCCATGAACTCTTGGATACCCATTTGGGGGAGCTGCCAGCTATGGAATTGGTAAATCCGCTGAGCCGCCAACTCCAACGCTTGATAAACGTCATGGGGCACCGTGGCTAAGGCATCCTCTAACTCAGCTTCAGAGAAGGCCATGCCTTCAGGGGTGAGGGTGATGCGGTCAAAACGCTGGGTATAATCAATAACAGCGCGATCTCCATGCTGGCGCACATCGGCGATAATCTGGGCGACGCGGCGTTCAATGTCGGCCATGTCGCCTGCATTCCATGTAATCAAATCCATGAAACGGCGCTCAAAGTCGGCATCGCTGGTGTGCAGGGTGGTGATGGAGAGCTCAGTCATGGGGGGCAAGCCTTTTTGTCGCAAACAGTTGGAACGTAGATTGGCTTATATTGTACGGAGGGGCGGGGGGATACACAAAAGAAAAATGGGTAATCCCCATCAAAGCAGGGGCGTAGCCGCTGTAAACAGGATGATTAAAGGGTGCAAAATGGCAGGCTTGGGGGTGCGGTAGTGCCGTGGGGCGAGGAAGCCCGGATCGTTGGATCCGGGCTTTAGCTTTTGGGGGTTTGAACGATTTTTATGTGCAAACGTTACCGACCCAGGCGCTGAATATCTGCCCCCAAAGCTTTAAGCTTTTCTTCGATGCGTTCATAACCACGATCAATATGGTAGACCCGTGAGATAAGGGTTTCGCCCTCGGCACAGAGGCCCGCCAAAACCAGCGATGCAGAGGCCCGAAGATCGGTTGCCATAACCGGAGCACCCCGCAGTTGGGGCACGCCACGCACGATGGCGGTATTGCCTTGAACCGTGATATCGGCCCCCATGCGTTGCAGTTCGGAGACATGCATAAAGCGATTTTCAAAGATGGTCTCTTTGATCTGTGCGGCCCCTTTAGCAACGGTGAGCAGCACCATCATTTGCGCTTGCAGATCGGTGGGAAAACCGGGATGGGGCAGGGTGGTAATATCCACCGCACGCAGGGTTCCGGCTTCGGCACGAACGCGGATGGCTCGATCCATCTCGTCAATTTGGCAGCCAGCTTCGCGCATTTTGGCGATATGGGCTTCCAGCAGGGCGGGGTAGGTGCCGGTCATGGTGATGTCGCCACCGGTGACCGCTGCGGCGACCATAAAGGTGCCGGTTTCGATACGGTCGGGCAGGATATCGTGGGACGTTCCGTGTAGGTTTTTGACCCCTTCGATGGTGATGGTACGGGTACCGGCACCGTCTATTTTGGCCCCCATCGCCATGAGCAGGTTGGCCAGGTCCACCACTTCGGGTTCGGCGGCGGCGTTGTCGAGAATGGTGATGCCATCGGCCAGGGTCGCGGCCATGAGCAGGTTTTCGGTGCCGGTGACGGTGACCAGATCAAAAACGATGTGTGCCCCTTTTAGGCGGCCTGCTTTAATGCGCACATAGCCATCTTCGAGGGTGACATGGGCACCCATCATTTCGAGGCCGCGTAGGTGTAGATTGATGGGGCGCGAGCCGATGGCGCAGCCGCCGGGCAGGGAGATTTCGGCATGACCGCAGCGGGCGACCAAGGGACCCATGACCAGGACGGAGGCGCGCATGGTACGCACCAAGTCATATGGGGCCATGGTGTTTTGGATGGATTTGCAGTCGATGGAAACCCCAAGTTTTTCATCAATGGTGATGGCGGCACCATGTTGCCCGAGTAGTTCGAGCATGGTGGTGACATCGCGCAGATGGGGGACATTACGCAGGGTAACGGTATCCTCTGTCAGCAGGGTAGCCGCCAGCTCTGGCAGGCAGGCGTTTTTAGCGCCGCTGATGGGGATGGTGCCTTTGAGGGTGTTGCCACCGCGAACGAGAATTTTATCCATAGTGGCGCATGTTGGCGCAAGTTGGGTTGGTGGGCAAGGGCGCGTGTGGGTTGAGGGGTTAAAAAAAAGGGGGAGGGTGATTATTTTGTAATTTTTGGGGGAGGTTGGGGGAGGGCGTTAAATTTTTGATTGTCAGTATAGGGTGTTGGTGATACTCTAAAATATCCTGATAGCGTGTTTTCAGGCCTTTGTGGGGGTGAACTGGCTTCGACGGGGTGTGGAACGGTTAGCAAGGCGACTCGGAATGGTACCTACGTACAGGACCAAACTTTACAATTGCCAATGACGAGCACTACGCTCCGGCTTTTGCAGCTGCATAAAGTAGTTGTACAAAGCGGGGTCTGAACCCGGGCCCGGCAACAGAAGCTTTTAGCGGGGTTAAGCCGGAACTGTGTAGGCCGGTGTAAATCCAGGGACACCCAGTTCTCCGAGGTAACGGGGGCTATGTGGTCAGCCAGCCTGAGACGCCACAAAGCAGTAGGGTTGGCAAAATGGTCGTGATTCCTTCTAGCTTAATACATATTTCGGACCGGGGTTCGACTCCCCGCACCTCCACCAATCATCCCTCCAGGGGGGAATAGCCCTGGTGAAAAACCGCCCTTTGAGGCGGTTTTTTCATGTCTGAATTCTTCAATAAATCAAATGGTTTGCGCTATGCGTGCCGTAATGGGGGAATTGCTCTCCTCTGGGCGCATTCTCGGAACGGTTCCCAAAATGGTTCTCTCTCTGGCCATGTTCTCTGTCAAAACTGGACCTCGGGCTTCGAGGTCCAAAAATTCTGGACCCGTAAAAGCCGTATTAAATCAATATTTAGAAGAAATTTCTAATAAAAGACGGTTCCGCCTAAATATCTGGTTGCCCGCCAGCAATTACAACACAGAAAGAGGTCTGTAAAGCATCTCTATTTCATCGGCTGACAGTATGCTTTGAGCTCTTCTGGAAGTGATTCGGGGCATACCCCACAGGCTTGGTTTCCAGGGACTGCAAAATCAATAAATTTTGGATAGGGAAGGTTCAACTCATTCATGATTTTGATAAAATCAGATTCTGACTTGCCGTTCCCAAGCCGTGGGTTCCTGGCTTTTTCCTGGCCAACACAAGAACACCATCGGCCGTTGTAATCATGCCCTGGGTAAACCAGTGTTTCATCAGGCAAGCTGAACAGCTTTTTGTGGATAGAGCGATATAGCAGCGCCGCATCTCCTCCTTGAAAATCGGTTCGCCCGCAACCATCTATGAGCAAAGCATCACCGGTAAAAACACGGTCGTTCACATGATAGGCGTGATGACCTTCTGTATGTCCTGGCGTGAAAAGCGGATGCAATTTTATTGACCCAACTGCCAATGCAGTCCCTTCCTCCAACGGGTCATCCGTGCAATTCAATCCATCAATCCGTGGATGAGCAATCCGACTTCCGACTTCCTGCTTCAGCGTTCTTGCCGAAGTGATGTGATCAGCATGGATGTGGGTATCCAGAGTGTGGGTCAACTTCAGCCCCAACTGCTTGATGACGCCAAGGTCGCGCTGCCATGTGGGCATTACCCCATCGATCAGCAACGCCTTGCCACTTTCTTCACAGCCAAGAATATAGGTATACGTACTCGAAAGAGGTTCAAACAGTTGACGAAAAACCATGATTACTCCAATTGGGATTCTTCTTGTAACGGCTCAAATCATTGGCTGCCAGTCCGAGGAATATAGCCAAGCTGACATGTGACAGAGGAAAGATCTATCCGTGTCCTTATTGCTTCGTTTCAAGCAAATGAGTGGCAACACCTAAGCCAACTTCATTGTAGACGTTATAGACTTGGGTAATGCCATGTTCTTTCAATCTTGCTTCCTGATCAGGGTAGAGCGCAATAGCAACCAAAGAGCCCTGATAGCCGTGTTTGCGTAGATTATCCGCTACGATTATATTTGATTGCTGATTAGGCATGGATAATAAAACCGTTTTCACACCTTGGTGGCCATCAGTGAAAAGTGACCAGAATTCGGGATGGGATGCGTCCCCGACGACAACGTTTCGTCCAGCAGCTTTATTGCGCATCACCACGCTATGGTCAACATCGATGCCCATTATCTTACTCTGCTCTTGTTTACTCATCTCATCATAAGCAGCCTGCCCCACCTTCCCCATCCCTAAGATCAAGAGATCATTTCCTGTGATAAAGATCTCTCTATCCTCTGGTAAACGTTCATCTCTTTCCCAACGCACCAACCATCCACGGATTTTTTCGTATAAGTCATCTGCATGGCTGTTTAAAGGGGAGGCGATAAGAAACGAAAAAGAGAGTGCTAAGGCAAGTATGGTCACCCACTCAGCGGGCAACCATCCCACATTCAGAGCAATGGCAGCGACGATTAAGCCAAACTCAGAGTAATTGGTTAAAATTGCGCTACTCTGTGTTGCTGATCTTGCTCGTAATTTTAAGCGGGTGAGGAGTAGGTAGAATAGAGCCCCTTTGATAGGCATAATAAGCAGGAGTATGAGAGCTGCTATGGCAGTTTCCCATGTGGGCAAGCCTGAAAGACCTATAGTGAGGAAAAAGCCGACTAAGAAAATCTCTTTGAATCCAAGGAGATTCTTGGAAAGCTCTCCTGCTTGGGGATGGTTTGCCAACAACACGCCAAAAACCAAAGCGCCAAGATCTCCCTTCATACCCACAAGTTCAAAGACCGCTGCTCCTCCCAAAGCAGTGACAAATCCAAAAAGAGCCAGTAGTTCACGATGACCCGATTGAGAAAGAATATAGCCCAGCAGATGACGGCCAGGTATGAGTGCCAGCAGTAGCACAGCCCAAATGGATGGTACCTTGCCTGATGATGCAGCTAGAAAAATTACGGCTGCGATATCTTGAATAACCAAAATTCCAATGGAAACATGGGCATACTGAGCGCTCATCGCCCCGCGCCCTTCTAGGGTTTTGATGGCAAATACAGTGCTGGAAAATGAGAGAGCAAAGGCAACAATGAGAGCCTCTTCCCAACCCAAATCGGCGAATGTTTGAATAGCCGTTAGGCTGAGAAGAAGCAAAATCAATGTGGTTGCAATAACAATGATGCCCATGTGGGCTGTTGCAGTGCCCCAAATTTCAGTGCGGGCAAGTGATTTTAACTGCAACTTCAGCCCAATGGTAAACAGCAGCAAGGTCACACCGAGATCTGCAAGTTCATTCAGAAAAGAGTCGTTAGATACCCCCAGGATATTGAGCGCAAAACCAGCGGCCAAAAATCCCAGCATTGGAGCAAGATGGAGTTTTTTAAATATGAGGCCAAAAAAGAAAGCAACTGCAATCCAGGCAGGGTCTTGTATCTGAATTGATTCAAGGATATCCATCGTTATTCTCCAAACACCAACTTGAGCGTGCAAAGATATTGTTGGTCATTTTCCATCGTGAGCTGTAATCCGAATGCTAAGTTTAAGGGATGCAATTAATGGGATCGTTCTAGAGGGGGGTAGGTGGTAACCGTTCAGAGACCCCGATATCAAGCGGCTACTGGAGCCGGTAACGGTGGTACGGGGTTTCCATTTCTCCGTTCAGCAATTACCTTAGCAAGATAGTCCCAGGGGGACACGTTCCGCAATCGGCAAGTTTCGATGACGCTAGCCAGCACACCCAATACTTGGCTCCCTTCTGCCGTACGAGTTCCATGGCTGATCAAACGCGCGATGACCCAGTGGCGCAGCGCACGTTCAGCATCATTGTTTGTCAGTGGCAACCCCGGAGATCTCAAGGGTAGCCAGATGACATCCCAGTCATTGAGAAGCTCAACGGCAAGGCTGCGAACCTTTTCGGACGGGGGATAATCTCTGTACATTTTGCAGTATCCCTGGAAATCTTCCAAAATCGACGCGGCAGCAGGCGGATCCGATCCGTCTTTGACCTCTTCGACCATGTATTCCAGGACTTCCAATACCCTGGAGCCGAATCGCTTGGTCTCTTTATCCAGGCTTACCGACAACCCTTTGGCCTTCCGGATCAGATGTGCCCAGCAACGCAGCCGCTTTGAAAAAGTCCGGTAGTTCATGAGTCCGTCGCTCATCAGCCAGCCCGCGAATTCCTCGGTCAGGATATCCATGACCATTTGCCGTGTCCGAGGTCCCACACAAAACAAGACTGTATTGGCCGTCGCGAAAACCCAAAGCCACAAAGCTTGACCTTTTTGCTTCCAAGGCGTTTCGTCTACATGAGCCAGAGCAGAAGCACGAAGTTCAGCAATCAGTTCATCCTGAACAGGGTTGGCAGCCAGCCCGACTTCACGTATGCAATTGTCGATGGTCCCGACACTCAACTCCAGGCCGAACCAATCGATTAAAAACTCCTGGACCTTGGAGCGAGACAACCGCATCCGTTTTGCGAGCGCAACAATGAAAGCTGCCAACATGGGGCCGACAATACGCCATTCACTCAAACTGGTTGCGGTTTTGCGTCCTGCAATCTCAAGTCGATCCCCTGTGCCGGGACCGGTACATGAAATATGGCCGCATCTACAGGCAATTTCCCCAAAAAGGTGCTTGGTTCCCTCCATCCTCAATCCAGGCTGATCCGGGCCACCCCTTATCAGATCGATGGTCACATAGCCGATTCGAGCTATAAATCGAGCATCCAAGGGAAGGGCAGCATCGCAGGCAGCACACGTTTCCGCTCGATGAACCACGGTACTCCGAATCGGAATTGTTTGGGTACGGCCGAAGCCTTTGGCGCCGATCGGCTTCCCAGCCCTACCTTTCGGCTTCTCGCTTGAAGAATCCGGCTTGCCCTTTCCTGGAGCAGGGGGAGTAGAATTACCGGAAGGCCCTGGGGAATCATCTCCACCCTCATCATCGGCCCCCTTCTTTTTATCCGGCGAAGCGTCATCTTCATCCTCATCCAGATGCGCTTCATCCTCCTCAACTGGAATTCCAAGGTACGCCGGACGACTGCTGGGCGGCTGGGAGCTGTTATCAGGTGTCCGGTTCAAACGCTCACGAGATTCCTTAAGATCCTCCAACATTTTCCGGCTGACGGCCAGCAATTCTGCAGACGATAGCGAGGAGAGATATTCCTCATCAATCTGGAGCAGGTCGTGATCCGAAAGCTTCATAGTTCGTGCGCCATATCATCGCCGGTGAATGAATCAACATGAACATGATAACACGAGTTTCCAGGAAGAGATTATTGAGCTTCTGCGCCCCATTGGAGCCAGTGTAAAAATACGCTCGTCTCCGGGGTGGGCCCACAGCTGAAAACCCGCCACAATTCCCCCTCAAGGCTTTGATAGGCAAAATAGATCGGATCGCACTCTCCTTTTGAAATTCCACGTTTTCGACGAAAATCGTGTCAAGGATATTCTTTGCCAAGATCAAACAAAATTGGTGCCAGCCCCAGCAGTTAATTCCTTCTCAGACGGTGAACATCCTCACTGAACGAGGGGTCTCTGAACGGTTACGGTAGGTGGCAAAAAAACTGTCTTTCGGTCAAATGTTTATATCTAATCAGAATGAACAGACTACAACCCAGATGAATTGGATTCAATAAATAACTGCTTCCAGGTTTCCTTATTCAGTACTCCTCTTTAACCGCAAGAGGTTACTTCATTTTCCATTGTTCCCGCTGGCCTTCCCACTCAACCGGGAAAGGCCGGGCAAGGCTCTTCCACGTCATCTCATCAGGCTGCTTCCCGTTGAGAATGGTCTCCACGATATCCGGTGCCAAAAGGGTCAGGCGGAGCACCTTGGTGACATAGGAGTTGTCCAATTTTTCCCGTTCCGCCAGCATCCGTATCGAATCGACCTTTCCCGCCTCCAGTTCCCTCATCCATCGATATGCCTTGGCGACCAACTTTGCCAGGGTCTCATCACGCTGAAGCACCTTAGGAGCGGTATTCATTTCACTCGGTGCCTCGATACGTTTCCTGCCCCCACGTTTCCGGAAGTCCCCAGGAATGGTGATGGTGATAAATTTCCCGTCATGGCTCAATTCCGCATTCATGCCGCTTTCCCCTTTTTGTTGCTAATATGGCTCAGCTCTTTTGCCAGGATGTCGAGGCCTTCAGCACGAAGACGTACCTTAAGCTCCTCCGGCGCGAGCTCGACCCGATCGACCAGTAGATTGATCAGTCGCTGCTGTTCTGCCGGGAACAGCTCCTCCCAAACAGGATCCAGGCGTTGCAACGCCTTAATGATCTCTGATTCCTGAAGGTCGGAGCCAATCTCTTTCCCTTCCCGCCAGATTTTTACCACCATTTCTGGTCGGTGCAGAATCTGTCGGACCTGCTGGACAACCAGGACTTCAATGTCTCCAGCCGGAACTGCGCAGATCGGGCAGTTTTTGTAACCCGTTTTTGTCGCTGTTTGGCAGATGTAGTAACGGTATAGCTTTCCTTTCTTTCGAGAGTGACTGGGACTCATGGATCGGTCACAATGGGCACAGCGGATCAGGCCAGAAAGAAGAGCTACGCTCTGCCTGCGCCGACGTGGGGGCTGTTTTCGTTTATTGGAGGCCAGCAGTGCCTGTGCCTTATCCCAAATTTCCCGCTCGATGATTGCATCATGCTCACCTGGATAGCTTTTGTCCCCAGAGGGGATCTCTCCCAGATAGTGGCGATTTTTCAGTAGGCGGTAGAGGTACCCCTTGTCCATGGGGTTACCGTAGGTGCTTACCGCCCCCGCATGCGCCAATTCATCAACTAACTGGGTCACTGAGCCAATCTCAAGGTACCGCTCAAAAATGAACTGGACCGTCTTGGCATCCTTTTGAACCACGACAAGTTTGCGGTCCTTGACCCGGTACCCCAGCGGGACACGGCCACCCATCCATAATCCTTTGCGCTTGGAGGCAGCGAATTTATCCCGGATCCTCTCCGCCGTGACCTCCCGCTCGAACTGGGCGAAGGAGAGCAACATATTGAGGGTCAATCTTCCCATGGAGGTGGCCGTGTTGAAGGACTGGGTCACGCTGGTGAAGGTCACTTCATAGTTGTCGAAGCGTTCCACCAGCTTTGAAAAGTCCAGAAGTGACCGTGTCAGTCGGTCGATTTTATAAATCACCACCATGTCGATCTTGCCAGCCTCGATATCTGTCAGCAGGCGCTTTAGGCCAGGCCGCTCCAGGTTGCCACCCGAAAATCCACCATCGTCGTAGCGATCCGGGACCAAGTGCCAGCCTTCCGCCTTTTGGCTGGTGATAAAGGATTCACAAGCTTCACGTTGGGCGTCGAGGCTGTTGAAATCCATCTCAAGCCCTTCATCGGTGCTTTTGCGGGTGTAGATGGCGCAACGCACTTTTGGCGTGATCTTCCTCTGAGTGCTCATTGCGTCGTCCCCCGTTTCTGCTTGCGGAGCCCCCAAAACACATGGCCATTCCATCGGGATCCGGTGATGAAGTTGGCCACTGCCGTAAGGCTTTTGAATCGGCGACCGCCGTATTCAAATCCATCCTCCAATACGGTGCAGACGTGATCCTCTCCCTTCCACTCCCTGATGAGGCGTGTTCCGGGCAATACCTGCTCCTTGGTCGGCTTCCTCTCTTGCTCGGCCTCGGCATCCAACGCCTCAAGGCGCTTCTTGGTCTCCTGTGACATGCCACCGTACGCCAGTTCCTGAAGCCTGTAGGCCAGTCGTTTGACCAGGAATGATCTGTTGAACGGTGGTGGTTCGCTGTCGTGGTACTCGATCCACATTGCCCTCAACTTCGGCGTGCTGAGCTCCGGCAATACAGCAACTTTTTTCATCAATTCAAAGTGTTTCATGGTCGTCTCCTATGGTGTTTTCCGACCATGAAGGCGTATGGTTGCCGAGTTATCCAGTGGAATCTTCTCGGATTTTTTCTTTTCTTTGAAACGGGTAATTCCGGTGGCCAGGATACTGGCGACCTCCCTCAACCGATCCTCGGCACTCATCAGAGTTGGCGACAAGGGACGAGGAGTTTTTCTGCGTCGCTTGGAATTGAGCATAGGGTGTGACCTCTGATTAAAGGGAAATCAGTGGCTCACGATCACACCCTCCTACATCTCAAAAACCGGGCCAGCGCAGTTGTCTTGATTTTCGGCCCTCAGGCGACGATTTCAGGCTCTCATCCGCGCCAAATCGCTCAAATCCGCCCTTGCGTGCCACGCCGTTCCTCTCAGATCCAAAGCCGATGGCACGCATAGCTGGACAGATAAACTAAAATGAAACATAAGGTTGCAAAGACAGACATCCTTGCGTGCCATCCCATGGCGTTGCGTGCCACCAACTGGAACCCTATTCCCGTGGCACGCAAACACCCTATGAAATCCATGATTTATCATTTGTTCTCATACAGATAGGCGCTCTGACCGGTCTCCCAGTTGCGGGCCATAGCGTTCCACCTTGCGTGCCATATCGTTCCATTTTGCACGTTTTGCGTTCCATTCTGCTCAATCTGCGTTCCATTTCCCCGTTTTGCGTTTCACTTCTCCGATTTTGCGTTCCGTTTTGATCGATCCAAAGACAAACCATGTAACGCCTCTTCTCACCCCCCGTAACAGAGCAGAGAAAAGGATCTCTAAAGCATGTTTTTAAACGATAAAATATGTTTGGCATTACGGTTGCGCTATAGGCTTTCAAACCCGGCACACGATCACAAACTATTCGGGCATTAAGAACACAGCATGAGTAGGAACGGAAATGACTCTGAATACGAACAGCAACCGAGAAAATGCTGCCCCTGAGATGGGGCTTTGGGCCGCCGTCCTGAACCAGGCGATGAAAGACGCCAAGGCCCTGATCAAGAAGGTCCAGCAAGAGCCTAGCCTGAGGGAAAGCCCGCTCTTCCGGGCCGACGTACGCCACATGACGCGGTACTTCCGTAGCAAAGCTACAGGCCCAGGCAGCTTCATTTTCATCTGTGACCTTCTGGGCATGAACCACGAACAGGCCGCCCAGCAGATTGAACAGCATTATCTCCGGCATCTTCAGCCGGTTCAGCAACGCACCACTTCACGCTACGAGGCACTGGCCAGCTGAAGTGGGCACCGATCCGCACGTCTAGGGTGCATGGCCCGAAAAGCCCGATTCCTGGCGGGCCTGACGTGCGGTCTTTCCCAGGACTCTTCATCAGGAGGAAGAGAACCATGAGCATCGAGAATCGCAGCACGACCCTGACCAGCAACGACGAGCAGTCGTTCTACAACGCTTACTACAAACTGGAGTGCGTCGATCCCGCATCCGACCAACTCGACCAGGCACCCGGCATCGATTTCTGGCCCGATGATATCTCGGCCTGTGTCATGAACATCACCCCGTCTCTGGCCCACCAGTGGCTCGAGAGAAACATCAAGAATCGCAGCCTCAAAAGACGCCATATCCAGGAGCTGGTCTCCGTTCTGGAGAATGGTCACTGGCGGCTCAATGGTGAATCCATCTGCTTCTCCAGGCATGGCGAATTGCTCGACGGCCAGCACCGCCTTCATGCCATCGCGAAAAGCGGTGTGGCTGCCGCCGCCATCGTGGTTTTCGGCGTCGACAACGAGGTCATGCGCACCTACGACCAGGGCTCCAAGCGCACCACCGCCGACCACCTGAACATCAACGGGGAAAAGAACTACGTCTCCCTCGGAGCCACCCTTCGGCTGCTGTTCATGTGGAAAACCCACCAGTTCCATAAGGAAGGGCCTAAATTCACGCCCGACCAGGAGACCCTGGAGAATCTGCTTACCCAGCACCCATCGGTCAGAGATAGCGTCCCCATCGCGAAAAAGAGCGGCCGCTTCATCAACGTGACTAATGGAGCAGCTCTGCACTTTCTCTTTCGCCAGACCAAGATCGTGATGAATGGGGACAGATCCCTCGCAGCCGACCACTTTTTTGAAAAGCTCGCCAGCGGCGAAAACATCACCAAGCAGGATCCAGTTTACCGCCTGCGAGAAGCTCTCTTGCTCAACCAGACCAGCAAGAAGCTGAATTCGGTCCAGACCCGCGCCATGACCATCAAGGCATGGAATCTCTTCTCCCAGAACCGTAGACGCGGTCGCATTCATTGGGACCCGACCGAAGAACCCTTCCCCAAGATCCATGGACTGGCTGAGGAGGCCGAATAATGAACGCCGTCACCCCATTCAATTACGACACCCTGATCAAACCCATGATCGAGGTGGCCAAACCTGCAGCTGAGCGGATCCGTCTCAGGATGCGCCGCACTGCCGAAGACATCATTGCCATAGGTCAAGACCTGGCCCGGGTAAAGAGAGCGATTCCTCACGGGAGCTTTGGTCCCTGGATCCAGGCGGAGTTTGAAATGACCGAGAGGACCGCCCTGCGGTTCATTCAAGTGGCCG
Protein-coding sequences here:
- a CDS encoding CDGSH iron-sulfur domain-containing protein; this translates as MYPTSPIEAILPEGQHVICRCGRSKLQPHCDGSHKGSGMMPVVIELSQEHQVSVCRCGKSRSFPYCDSTHKDLL
- the hisD gene encoding histidinol dehydrogenase; the protein is MTELSITTLHTSDADFERRFMDLITWNAGDMADIERRVAQIIADVRQHGDRAVIDYTQRFDRITLTPEGMAFSEAELEDALATVPHDVYQALELAAQRIYQFHSWQLPQMGIQEFMDASGTLLGQRVQAVKKAGLYVPGGLASYPSSVLMNAIPAKVAGVETLIMVVPTPDNQVNPAILAAARLAGVDKIFRIGGAQAVAAMAYGTQQVPAVDMIVGPGNIYVATAKRQVYGQVGIDMIAGPSEILVIADNQNDPKWIAADLLSQAEHDRDAQSILVTDDATFAEQVRLAIAEQLSHLSRSQIARQSIMERGGIIVVKDLDEGAKIASRVAPEHLELAVADPRTLMHKIDHAGAIFMGRHTPEPIGDYVAGPNHVLPTNGTARFSSPLGVHNFIKRSSLIGCTARSFASIGPAASALAGSEGLTAHKLSVDLRLAKE
- the murA gene encoding UDP-N-acetylglucosamine 1-carboxyvinyltransferase encodes the protein MDKILVRGGNTLKGTIPISGAKNACLPELAATLLTEDTVTLRNVPHLRDVTTMLELLGQHGAAITIDEKLGVSIDCKSIQNTMAPYDLVRTMRASVLVMGPLVARCGHAEISLPGGCAIGSRPINLHLRGLEMMGAHVTLEDGYVRIKAGRLKGAHIVFDLVTVTGTENLLMAATLADGITILDNAAAEPEVVDLANLLMAMGAKIDGAGTRTITIEGVKNLHGTSHDILPDRIETGTFMVAAAVTGGDITMTGTYPALLEAHIAKMREAGCQIDEMDRAIRVRAEAGTLRAVDITTLPHPGFPTDLQAQMMVLLTVAKGAAQIKETIFENRFMHVSELQRMGADITVQGNTAIVRGVPQLRGAPVMATDLRASASLVLAGLCAEGETLISRVYHIDRGYERIEEKLKALGADIQRLGR
- a CDS encoding MBL fold metallo-hydrolase is translated as MVFRQLFEPLSSTYTYILGCEESGKALLIDGVMPTWQRDLGVIKQLGLKLTHTLDTHIHADHITSARTLKQEVGSRIAHPRIDGLNCTDDPLEEGTALAVGSIKLHPLFTPGHTEGHHAYHVNDRVFTGDALLIDGCGRTDFQGGDAALLYRSIHKKLFSLPDETLVYPGHDYNGRWCSCVGQEKARNPRLGNGKSESDFIKIMNELNLPYPKFIDFAVPGNQACGVCPESLPEELKAYCQPMK
- a CDS encoding cation:proton antiporter family protein; the encoded protein is MDILESIQIQDPAWIAVAFFFGLIFKKLHLAPMLGFLAAGFALNILGVSNDSFLNELADLGVTLLLFTIGLKLQLKSLARTEIWGTATAHMGIIVIATTLILLLLSLTAIQTFADLGWEEALIVAFALSFSSTVFAIKTLEGRGAMSAQYAHVSIGILVIQDIAAVIFLAASSGKVPSIWAVLLLALIPGRHLLGYILSQSGHRELLALFGFVTALGGAAVFELVGMKGDLGALVFGVLLANHPQAGELSKNLLGFKEIFLVGFFLTIGLSGLPTWETAIAALILLLIMPIKGALFYLLLTRLKLRARSATQSSAILTNYSEFGLIVAAIALNVGWLPAEWVTILALALSFSFLIASPLNSHADDLYEKIRGWLVRWERDERLPEDREIFITGNDLLILGMGKVGQAAYDEMSKQEQSKIMGIDVDHSVVMRNKAAGRNVVVGDASHPEFWSLFTDGHQGVKTVLLSMPNQQSNIIVADNLRKHGYQGSLVAIALYPDQEARLKEHGITQVYNVYNEVGLGVATHLLETKQ